In Uranotaenia lowii strain MFRU-FL chromosome 2, ASM2978415v1, whole genome shotgun sequence, one genomic interval encodes:
- the LOC129746114 gene encoding STE20-like serine/threonine-protein kinase isoform X3, whose protein sequence is MSFLNNLKKVFHLGGGEAKKKRIFNNIRMDTDPADFWDMIGELGDGAFGKVYKAQNKETRQLAAAKMCALEDEENLSDHMVEIDILSEIRHENIVELYEAYSIDDKLWMLIEYCDGGALDSIMVELEKPLTEQQIAYVCKHMCEGLNHLHKNKVIHRDLKAGNVLLTMDGGVKLADFGVSAKNKHTLQKHDTFIGTPYWMAPELVLCETFRDNPYDFKVDIWSLGITLIELAQMEPPNSEMSPMRVLLKIQKSDPPKLDQPSKWSKAFNEFLAKALVKDPQQRPSTDVLLSLPFISPNLDSKPIKDLLLEYKADVVEEELVDEEAEEPRNSALPLDLDDDSSSLQSQETFKLPDTPTSLSKSSRDSKESTPVPVEDESRAKPLPAAAASNSNATAQSQPPATAATTTTPPTPTKATIVASDSNSYVQSDAKKSPTSVPAPVLPQQTAAAQSRNATSAKHDSAETVESVANTSGNSSSSSSSSSSHSEVEKKGVIKKEKGPAPPPPQTPSSPSSRNAPGNLVVGSSTQTNVPPTPPETPQTPGTKGVDRPDNITASKTSPVQPVISRQTSTDDILKSPKKDYAPSPPKVSPSTKDSPASTPAPLPSDAVVVKSPAKRRINSNELRSNDFDEPKDLTSPAAIPKSSPEFEDEQDQPYHLYHPIPPPLLPDDEIRITSTPNSKINSNNTQTTITINNDTVLADPSNSLATNVSQVTVVTSHPPVIIDNSVVPSGSSSSASSTKSFGSSQRRAQQQQRVITPKDGSSEVVIVSNELNRTHVNESSTDDDFQSLDSLENLSPKYRKQQRELQRSGSGQIARKLDESEVLIVSSSYVGDQDQEHRLSEQDDFINDELFIGNNHNNSKLLDTSHVSVVTVGEEEIKVKDSSHHAHQINNSHHHLHQQLNHLHNHHDSISDLSNVSCGPSESSDDVKVMDGALNHPAAVIHPGGTTSTSSVSTGSTVTAAGGGGSFTQRSPSGSSISSPPLRSAGGSSNKLNGDFNRSREDVSIIVNKRKIVDKHRISPDSSVGSMDGGGSVRSASTPLHLFHHPQQQHLHSPHQQQHVTGGGKHMDRSDAESIATTTSHDSREQSVDEEVTLRRKPPVVDTEEDKVPPIIATTNNKPKSNQRNFSKEEIHLQNLKKKTRKRTRKFEIDGVQVTTTTSKVIYSDEDSNKLYDDHLFRKQELRELKMLQKQEKKQFYELQQKESVAKEQQEKKFEQERLQLERTFEADMDVLARQHRQTVEKYEQQQETELRNTSKKIRAEQERDLKLFRDSLKQEIRLLKQEVDLLPKEKRKDEFRKRKMAMEIEHEEREKNFLSTLSENHELALRRISEIYREKLSAADKGYLQQKQTAMRTREAMLWELEEKHIHDKHQLAKRHVKDLCFMQRHQMIIRHEKELDQIKRMISRKEEELLKRQTIERRALPKRIRAERKARDMMFRESLRISMTTDPELEREKLKKFQEQEKKRYTQEQIRFETKHSKQLEELRATSDGSIRELEQLQNEKRKQLLEHESAKLRECDEALQKELREWKSQLLPRKQAIKKELDQQLDQYEHKWGPVDRREFDGEFVVPPEIRNRTNSLNTRSLRLHGGLLSISRSRTFLSLPVANGRNSIHSSVPDLSRSLPNTPNTAHKLAVASSYDSVLEENENENLAPYQAGPIEGQSAIKYVFTDDGVHLRRKSEDLLSGKRTKLPVKNKNYRENGAGSRYVPSMPPLQNHSRQNSEPSNRIIPIRVNPVKKPGNIFEAMTNRTTISGGATTYGGGTMPRTSNSGWGNSRLGANNCSSDANINKLTTFGSARGGAPLQQNSDARNSDASGVPNSGLKLSPSTPILLSPGKDTDSAA, encoded by the exons ATGTCGTTCCTAAACAACCTGAAGAAGGTGTTCCACCTTGGCGGTGGAGAGGCCAAGAAGAAGCGCATTTTCAACAACATTCGCATGGATACGGATCCGGCAGATTTCTGGGACATGATCGGGGAGCTTGGCGATGGCGCATTTGGCAAGGTTTACAAGGCGCAGAACAAGGAAACCCGGCAACTGGCGGCAGCAAAAATGTGTGCCCTAGAGGACGAGGAAAATCTCAGTGATCATATGGTGGAGATCGATATTTTGTCGGAGATCAGACACGAAAACATCGTGGAACTGTATGAGGCGTATTCCATCGATGATAAACTTTGG ATGCTGATAGAATATTGTGATGGCGGTGCCTTAGATAGTATTATGGTTGAGCTGGAGAAACCACTGACGGAGCAACAGATTGCGTACGTGTGCAAGCACATGTGCGAAGGACTGAACCATCTGCATAAGAATAAGGTAATCCATCGAGATCTTAAGGCTGGTAACGTGCTACTGACGATGGATGGCGGCGTCAAGCTAG CGGATTTCGGAGTGTCGGCCAAGAACAAACACACCCTGCAGAAGCACGACACCTTCATCGGAACGCCCTACTGGATGGCACCGGAGCTGGTGTTGTGCGAAACGTTTCGAGACAATCCGTACGATTTCAAGGTAGACATTTGGTCCCTGGGCATCACGTTGATCGAGCTGGCCCAGATGGAACCTCCGAACAGTGAAATGTCCCCGATGCGGGTTCTGCTCAAAATCCAGAAGAGTGATCCACCCAAATTGGATCAGCCATCAAAGTGGTCCAAAGCCTTCAATGAGTTCCTGGCGAAAGCATTGGTGAAG GACCCACAACAAAGGCCATCAACGGATGTTTTGCTGAGTCTACCGTTTATCAGTCCCAACTTGGATTCCAAACCCATTAAGGATCTGCTGCTAGAGTATAAAGCAGATGTGGTGGAAGAAGAGTTGGTGGATGAAGAGGCAGAG GAACCCCGCAATTCTGCGCTACCACTCGATCTGGACGATGACTCTTCGTCACTACAAAGTCAAGAAACCTTTAAAC TTCCAGATACACCCACATCCCTATCGAAATCGTCCAGAGATTCGAAAGAGTCTACCCCCGTTCCTGTTGAAGACGAAAGCAGAGCGAAGCCGTTGCCAGCGGCTGCAGCCAGCAATAGTAATGCCACAGCACAATCGCAACCGCCGGCAACTGCGGCAACCACAACAACACCACCAACACCTACGAAAGCAACGATTGTGGCTAGTGATAGTAATAGTTATGTACAAAGTGATGCCAAGAAATCACCAACGTCTGTTCCTGCTCCAGTGCTACCGCAGCAAACAGCAGCCGCCCAGTCGCGGAATGCCACATCGGCCAAACATGATTCAGCGGAGACTGTGGAGTCCGTTGCCAATACGAGTGGCAACagcagtagtagtagtagtagtagctCTAGCCATTCAGAGGTTGAAAAGAAAGGTGTCATCAAGAAGGAGAAAGGTCCGGCACCTCCGCCACCGCAAACTCCTTCATCTCCGAGTAGTAGAAACGCACCAGGTAACCTGGTGGTTGGCTCGTCAACTCAAACGAATGTTCCTCCAACTCCACCTGAAACACCGCAAACACCTGGAACGAAGGGTGTCGATCGGCCAGACAACATTACCGCATCCAAAACGTCCCCCGTGCAACCGGTTATTTCTCGACAAACTAGCACTGATGATATCCTGAAATCGCCAAAGAAGGATTACGCTCCTTCGCCACCGAAAGTATCTCCGTCTACTAAAGATAGTCCTGCATCTACTCCAGCACCTTTGCCGAGTGATGCCGTTGTCGTAAAGAGTCCCGCAAAGCGAAGGATCAATTCTAATGAGCTACGATCGAATGATTTTGATGAACCCAAAGACCTAACATCACCTGCTGCCATTCCAAAATCCTCACCAGAGTTCGAAGACGAGCAAGATCAGCCGTATCACCTGTACCACCCAATCCCTCCACCGCTGCTGCCGGATGACGAAATTCGAATAACATCGACGCCAAACAGCAAGATCAACAGTAACAATACCCAGACTACAATAACGATCAACAACGACACTGTGCTAGCGGACCCCTCCAATAGTCTTGCCACTAATGTAAGCCAGGTAACAGTGGTTACGAGTCATCCACCAGTGATTATTGATAATTCTGTGGTTCCATCCGGATCTTCGTCGTCTGCTTCGTCCACGAAATCTTTCGGATCGTCGCAGCGAAGAGCACAGCAACAACAGCGGGTGATAACGCCAAAGGACGGAAGCAGTGAAGTGGTGATCGTTTCCAATGAACTTAACAGAACTCACGTCAACGAATCGTCCACCGATGACGATTTCCAGTCGCTGGATAGTTTGGAAAATCTTTCTCCCAAATACCGAAAACAACAGCGAGAACTACAACGTTCAGGTTCCGGACAAATAGCTCGAAAGTTGGACGAAAGTGAGGTTTTGATTGTCAGTTCCAGTTACGTGGGTGATCAAGATCAAGAGCATCGGTTGTCAGAGCAAGATGATTTCATCAATGATGAATTGTTTATAG GTAATAATCATAACAACAGTAAACTGTTGGACACTAGTCACGTTTCAGTGGTCACGGTGGGAGAGGAAGAGATCAAGGTGAAGGATTCCTCGCACCATGCCCACCAGATCAATAACAGCCACCATCACCTGCATCAACAACTAAATCACCTGCATAATCACCACGATTCCATTAGCGATCTGTCTAATGTGAGCTGTGGCCCGAGCGAGTCTAGCGACGATGTGAAGGTCATGGATGGTGCACTAAACCATCCGGCAGCGGTGATACATCCAGGTGGTACCACGAGTACGAGTAGCGTCAGTACTGGTAGCACCGTAACGGCAGCAGGAGGCGGGGGAAGTTTCACGCAGCGATCTCCCTCGGGAtcatcgatttcatcaccacCACTCAGGAGTGCTGGTGGATCTAGTAATAAGCTAAATGGTGACTTCAATCGAAGTCGAGAAGATGTCAGTATAATAGTAAATAAGCGAAAAATAGTGGACAAGCATAGGATTTCCCCCGATAGTAGTGTTGGTTCGATGGATGGTGGTGGGTCGGTCAGATCGGCTAGTACCCCCTTGCATCTGTTCCATCATCCGCAACAGCAACATCTTCACAGCCCACATCAGCAGCAACACGTCACTGGTGGTGGCAAACACATGGATCGTAGTGATGCCGAAAGTATAGCTACTACAACTAGTCACGACAGCCGAGAACAATCGGTTGACGAAGAAGTAACGTTGCGGCGGAAGCCTCCAGTGGTCGACACCGAGGAGGACAAGGTTCCACCAATCATCGCTACTACCAACAACAAACCCAAGTCAAATCAGCGAAACTTCAGCAAGGAGGAGATCCATCTGCAAAACCTCAAGAAAAAGACACGTAAGCGGACGAGAAAATTCGAAATTGACGGAGTCCAAGTCACGACAACGACGAGCAAGGTTATCTACAGCGATGAGGACAGCAACAAACTTTACGACGATCACCTGTTCCGAAAGCAAGAGCTTCGTGAGTTAAAAATGCTACAGAAGCAGGAGAAGAAACAGTTCTACGAACTGCAACAGAAGGAATCCGTTGCCAAAGAGCAGCAGGAGAAAAAGTTCGAACAGGAACGCCTCCAACTTGAACGCACATTTGAAGCCGACATGGATGTGTTGGCGCGGCAACACCGACAGACGGTGGAAAAGTACGAACAGCAACAAGAGACTGAGCTTAGGAATACTTCCAAGAAAATTCGTGCGGAACAGGAACGTGATTTGAAGCTG TTCCGCGACAGCCTGAAGCAGGAGATTCGGTTGCTCAAGCAGGAGGTTGACCTACTACCCAAAGAGAAGCGAAAAGACGAGTTCCGGAAGCGTAAAATGGCCATGGAAATCGAACACGAGGAACGGGAGAAGAACTTCCTGTCGACTCTGTCTGAGAACCACGAGCTGGCGCTGCGACGGATCAGCGAAATCTACCGGGAGAAGCTGTCCGCCGCGGACAAGGGCTACCTGCAACAGAAGCAAACG GCAATGCGAACCCGAGAGGCTATGCTTTGGGAGCTGGAGGAGAAACATATCCACGATAAACATCAGTTGGCGAAGCGGCACGTGAAGGATCTTTGCTTCATGCAGCGGCACCAGATGATCATTCGCCACGAAAAAGAACTGGACCAAATCAAGAG aatgaTTTCTCGCAAAGAGGAAGAACTGTTGAAGCGGCAAACAATTGAAAGGCGAGCTCTGCCCAAACGGATTCGTGCCGAACGGAAGGCTCGGGATATGATGTTCCGTGAATCGCTACGGATATCGATGACCACGGACCCCGAGCTGGAAAGGGAGAAGCTAAAGAAG TTCCAGGAGCAGGAAAAGAAACGTTACACACAGGAGCAGATCCGATTCGAAACTAAGCACAGTAAGCAGCTGGAAGAGTTGCGAGCTACCTCAGATGGTTCCATTCG AGAATTGGAACAATTGCAAAACGAAAAGCGCAAACAGTTGCTGGAGCACGAATCGGCCAAACTGCGCGAGTGTGACGAGGCCCTGCAGAAGGAGCTGCGCGAATGGAAGTCCCAGCTGCTCCCGAGGAAACAG GCTATAAAGAAAGAGCTCGATCAGCAGTTGGACCAGTACGAGCACAAATGGGGCCCAGTAGATCGACGTGAATTCGACGGTGAATTTGTGGTTCCGCCGGAAATTCGGAATCGTACCAATTCCCTCAATACCCGTTCCCTACGTCTGCACGGTGGGCTGCTTAGCATTTCCCGATCCCGTACCTTCCTTTCCCTTCCGGTGGCTAATGGCCGCAACAGCATACACAGTTCGGTACCGGACTTAAGTCGTTCCCTTCCTAACACGCCAAACACGGCCCACAAATTAGCGGTAGCGTCTTCCTATGATTCGGTTTTGgaggaaaacgaaaacgaaaatttaGCTCCATATCAGGCAGGTCCTATCGAGGGGCAATCGGCTATCAAATACGTGTTTACCGACGATGGTGTACATTTGCGTCGAAAGTCGGAAGATTTACTCTCCGGAAAGAGAACTAAGCTTCCAGTTAAGAACAAAAATTATCGCGAAAATGGAGCAGGCTCACGATATGTACCGAGTATGCCTCCCCTTCAGAATCATTCTAGACAAAATTCAGAACCTAGTAACAGAATTATTCCAATTCGGGTTAATCCAGTTAAAAAACCGGGAAATATTTTCGAAGCAATGACGAATAGAACCACAATTAGTGGTGGGGCGACGACATATGGCGGTGGAACCATGCCTAGAACTAGTAACTCCGGGTGGGGCAACAGTCGTTTAGGTGCCAATAACTGTTCTTCCGATGCTAATATAAATAAGTTAACGACTTTTGGTTCGGCCAGAGGTGGAGCTCCACTGCAACAAAATTCCGATGCTCGCAATTCTGATGCATCAGGTGTTCCAAACTCCGGATTGAAACTTTCCCCGTCCACCCCCATATTGTTATCACCTGGTAAAGATACCGATTCCGCCGCTTAG
- the LOC129746114 gene encoding STE20-like serine/threonine-protein kinase isoform X4, which yields MSFLNNLKKVFHLGGGEAKKKRIFNNIRMDTDPADFWDMIGELGDGAFGKVYKAQNKETRQLAAAKMCALEDEENLSDHMVEIDILSEIRHENIVELYEAYSIDDKLWMLIEYCDGGALDSIMVELEKPLTEQQIAYVCKHMCEGLNHLHKNKVIHRDLKAGNVLLTMDGGVKLADFGVSAKNKHTLQKHDTFIGTPYWMAPELVLCETFRDNPYDFKVDIWSLGITLIELAQMEPPNSEMSPMRVLLKIQKSDPPKLDQPSKWSKAFNEFLAKALVKDPQQRPSTDVLLSLPFISPNLDSKPIKDLLLEYKADVVEEELVDEEAEEPRNSALPLDLDDDSSSLQSQETFKHTPTSLSKSSRDSKESTPVPVEDESRAKPLPAAAASNSNATAQSQPPATAATTTTPPTPTKATIVASDSNSYVQSDAKKSPTSVPAPVLPQQTAAAQSRNATSAKHDSAETVESVANTSGNSSSSSSSSSSHSEVEKKGVIKKEKGPAPPPPQTPSSPSSRNAPGNLVVGSSTQTNVPPTPPETPQTPGTKGVDRPDNITASKTSPVQPVISRQTSTDDILKSPKKDYAPSPPKVSPSTKDSPASTPAPLPSDAVVVKSPAKRRINSNELRSNDFDEPKDLTSPAAIPKSSPEFEDEQDQPYHLYHPIPPPLLPDDEIRITSTPNSKINSNNTQTTITINNDTVLADPSNSLATNVSQVTVVTSHPPVIIDNSVVPSGSSSSASSTKSFGSSQRRAQQQQRVITPKDGSSEVVIVSNELNRTHVNESSTDDDFQSLDSLENLSPKYRKQQRELQRSGSGQIARKLDESEVLIVSSSYVGDQDQEHRLSEQDDFINDELFIGNNHNNSKLLDTSHVSVVTVGEEEIKVKDSSHHAHQINNSHHHLHQQLNHLHNHHDSISDLSNVSCGPSESSDDVKVMDGALNHPAAVIHPGGTTSTSSVSTGSTVTAAGGGGSFTQRSPSGSSISSPPLRSAGGSSNKLNGDFNRSREDVSIIVNKRKIVDKHRISPDSSVGSMDGGGSVRSASTPLHLFHHPQQQHLHSPHQQQHVTGGGKHMDRSDAESIATTTSHDSREQSVDEEVTLRRKPPVVDTEEDKVPPIIATTNNKPKSNQRNFSKEEIHLQNLKKKTRKRTRKFEIDGVQVTTTTSKVIYSDEDSNKLYDDHLFRKQELRELKMLQKQEKKQFYELQQKESVAKEQQEKKFEQERLQLERTFEADMDVLARQHRQTVEKYEQQQETELRNTSKKIRAEQERDLKLFRDSLKQEIRLLKQEVDLLPKEKRKDEFRKRKMAMEIEHEEREKNFLSTLSENHELALRRISEIYREKLSAADKGYLQQKQTAMRTREAMLWELEEKHIHDKHQLAKRHVKDLCFMQRHQMIIRHEKELDQIKRMISRKEEELLKRQTIERRALPKRIRAERKARDMMFRESLRISMTTDPELEREKLKKFQEQEKKRYTQEQIRFETKHSKQLEELRATSDGSIRELEQLQNEKRKQLLEHESAKLRECDEALQKELREWKSQLLPRKQAIKKELDQQLDQYEHKWGPVDRREFDGEFVVPPEIRNRTNSLNTRSLRLHGGLLSISRSRTFLSLPVANGRNSIHSSVPDLSRSLPNTPNTAHKLAVASSYDSVLEENENENLAPYQAGPIEGQSAIKYVFTDDGVHLRRKSEDLLSGKRTKLPVKNKNYRENGAGSRYVPSMPPLQNHSRQNSEPSNRIIPIRVNPVKKPGNIFEAMTNRTTISGGATTYGGGTMPRTSNSGWGNSRLGANNCSSDANINKLTTFGSARGGAPLQQNSDARNSDASGVPNSGLKLSPSTPILLSPGKDTDSAA from the exons ATGTCGTTCCTAAACAACCTGAAGAAGGTGTTCCACCTTGGCGGTGGAGAGGCCAAGAAGAAGCGCATTTTCAACAACATTCGCATGGATACGGATCCGGCAGATTTCTGGGACATGATCGGGGAGCTTGGCGATGGCGCATTTGGCAAGGTTTACAAGGCGCAGAACAAGGAAACCCGGCAACTGGCGGCAGCAAAAATGTGTGCCCTAGAGGACGAGGAAAATCTCAGTGATCATATGGTGGAGATCGATATTTTGTCGGAGATCAGACACGAAAACATCGTGGAACTGTATGAGGCGTATTCCATCGATGATAAACTTTGG ATGCTGATAGAATATTGTGATGGCGGTGCCTTAGATAGTATTATGGTTGAGCTGGAGAAACCACTGACGGAGCAACAGATTGCGTACGTGTGCAAGCACATGTGCGAAGGACTGAACCATCTGCATAAGAATAAGGTAATCCATCGAGATCTTAAGGCTGGTAACGTGCTACTGACGATGGATGGCGGCGTCAAGCTAG CGGATTTCGGAGTGTCGGCCAAGAACAAACACACCCTGCAGAAGCACGACACCTTCATCGGAACGCCCTACTGGATGGCACCGGAGCTGGTGTTGTGCGAAACGTTTCGAGACAATCCGTACGATTTCAAGGTAGACATTTGGTCCCTGGGCATCACGTTGATCGAGCTGGCCCAGATGGAACCTCCGAACAGTGAAATGTCCCCGATGCGGGTTCTGCTCAAAATCCAGAAGAGTGATCCACCCAAATTGGATCAGCCATCAAAGTGGTCCAAAGCCTTCAATGAGTTCCTGGCGAAAGCATTGGTGAAG GACCCACAACAAAGGCCATCAACGGATGTTTTGCTGAGTCTACCGTTTATCAGTCCCAACTTGGATTCCAAACCCATTAAGGATCTGCTGCTAGAGTATAAAGCAGATGTGGTGGAAGAAGAGTTGGTGGATGAAGAGGCAGAG GAACCCCGCAATTCTGCGCTACCACTCGATCTGGACGATGACTCTTCGTCACTACAAAGTCAAGAAACCTTTAAAC ATACACCCACATCCCTATCGAAATCGTCCAGAGATTCGAAAGAGTCTACCCCCGTTCCTGTTGAAGACGAAAGCAGAGCGAAGCCGTTGCCAGCGGCTGCAGCCAGCAATAGTAATGCCACAGCACAATCGCAACCGCCGGCAACTGCGGCAACCACAACAACACCACCAACACCTACGAAAGCAACGATTGTGGCTAGTGATAGTAATAGTTATGTACAAAGTGATGCCAAGAAATCACCAACGTCTGTTCCTGCTCCAGTGCTACCGCAGCAAACAGCAGCCGCCCAGTCGCGGAATGCCACATCGGCCAAACATGATTCAGCGGAGACTGTGGAGTCCGTTGCCAATACGAGTGGCAACagcagtagtagtagtagtagtagctCTAGCCATTCAGAGGTTGAAAAGAAAGGTGTCATCAAGAAGGAGAAAGGTCCGGCACCTCCGCCACCGCAAACTCCTTCATCTCCGAGTAGTAGAAACGCACCAGGTAACCTGGTGGTTGGCTCGTCAACTCAAACGAATGTTCCTCCAACTCCACCTGAAACACCGCAAACACCTGGAACGAAGGGTGTCGATCGGCCAGACAACATTACCGCATCCAAAACGTCCCCCGTGCAACCGGTTATTTCTCGACAAACTAGCACTGATGATATCCTGAAATCGCCAAAGAAGGATTACGCTCCTTCGCCACCGAAAGTATCTCCGTCTACTAAAGATAGTCCTGCATCTACTCCAGCACCTTTGCCGAGTGATGCCGTTGTCGTAAAGAGTCCCGCAAAGCGAAGGATCAATTCTAATGAGCTACGATCGAATGATTTTGATGAACCCAAAGACCTAACATCACCTGCTGCCATTCCAAAATCCTCACCAGAGTTCGAAGACGAGCAAGATCAGCCGTATCACCTGTACCACCCAATCCCTCCACCGCTGCTGCCGGATGACGAAATTCGAATAACATCGACGCCAAACAGCAAGATCAACAGTAACAATACCCAGACTACAATAACGATCAACAACGACACTGTGCTAGCGGACCCCTCCAATAGTCTTGCCACTAATGTAAGCCAGGTAACAGTGGTTACGAGTCATCCACCAGTGATTATTGATAATTCTGTGGTTCCATCCGGATCTTCGTCGTCTGCTTCGTCCACGAAATCTTTCGGATCGTCGCAGCGAAGAGCACAGCAACAACAGCGGGTGATAACGCCAAAGGACGGAAGCAGTGAAGTGGTGATCGTTTCCAATGAACTTAACAGAACTCACGTCAACGAATCGTCCACCGATGACGATTTCCAGTCGCTGGATAGTTTGGAAAATCTTTCTCCCAAATACCGAAAACAACAGCGAGAACTACAACGTTCAGGTTCCGGACAAATAGCTCGAAAGTTGGACGAAAGTGAGGTTTTGATTGTCAGTTCCAGTTACGTGGGTGATCAAGATCAAGAGCATCGGTTGTCAGAGCAAGATGATTTCATCAATGATGAATTGTTTATAG GTAATAATCATAACAACAGTAAACTGTTGGACACTAGTCACGTTTCAGTGGTCACGGTGGGAGAGGAAGAGATCAAGGTGAAGGATTCCTCGCACCATGCCCACCAGATCAATAACAGCCACCATCACCTGCATCAACAACTAAATCACCTGCATAATCACCACGATTCCATTAGCGATCTGTCTAATGTGAGCTGTGGCCCGAGCGAGTCTAGCGACGATGTGAAGGTCATGGATGGTGCACTAAACCATCCGGCAGCGGTGATACATCCAGGTGGTACCACGAGTACGAGTAGCGTCAGTACTGGTAGCACCGTAACGGCAGCAGGAGGCGGGGGAAGTTTCACGCAGCGATCTCCCTCGGGAtcatcgatttcatcaccacCACTCAGGAGTGCTGGTGGATCTAGTAATAAGCTAAATGGTGACTTCAATCGAAGTCGAGAAGATGTCAGTATAATAGTAAATAAGCGAAAAATAGTGGACAAGCATAGGATTTCCCCCGATAGTAGTGTTGGTTCGATGGATGGTGGTGGGTCGGTCAGATCGGCTAGTACCCCCTTGCATCTGTTCCATCATCCGCAACAGCAACATCTTCACAGCCCACATCAGCAGCAACACGTCACTGGTGGTGGCAAACACATGGATCGTAGTGATGCCGAAAGTATAGCTACTACAACTAGTCACGACAGCCGAGAACAATCGGTTGACGAAGAAGTAACGTTGCGGCGGAAGCCTCCAGTGGTCGACACCGAGGAGGACAAGGTTCCACCAATCATCGCTACTACCAACAACAAACCCAAGTCAAATCAGCGAAACTTCAGCAAGGAGGAGATCCATCTGCAAAACCTCAAGAAAAAGACACGTAAGCGGACGAGAAAATTCGAAATTGACGGAGTCCAAGTCACGACAACGACGAGCAAGGTTATCTACAGCGATGAGGACAGCAACAAACTTTACGACGATCACCTGTTCCGAAAGCAAGAGCTTCGTGAGTTAAAAATGCTACAGAAGCAGGAGAAGAAACAGTTCTACGAACTGCAACAGAAGGAATCCGTTGCCAAAGAGCAGCAGGAGAAAAAGTTCGAACAGGAACGCCTCCAACTTGAACGCACATTTGAAGCCGACATGGATGTGTTGGCGCGGCAACACCGACAGACGGTGGAAAAGTACGAACAGCAACAAGAGACTGAGCTTAGGAATACTTCCAAGAAAATTCGTGCGGAACAGGAACGTGATTTGAAGCTG TTCCGCGACAGCCTGAAGCAGGAGATTCGGTTGCTCAAGCAGGAGGTTGACCTACTACCCAAAGAGAAGCGAAAAGACGAGTTCCGGAAGCGTAAAATGGCCATGGAAATCGAACACGAGGAACGGGAGAAGAACTTCCTGTCGACTCTGTCTGAGAACCACGAGCTGGCGCTGCGACGGATCAGCGAAATCTACCGGGAGAAGCTGTCCGCCGCGGACAAGGGCTACCTGCAACAGAAGCAAACG GCAATGCGAACCCGAGAGGCTATGCTTTGGGAGCTGGAGGAGAAACATATCCACGATAAACATCAGTTGGCGAAGCGGCACGTGAAGGATCTTTGCTTCATGCAGCGGCACCAGATGATCATTCGCCACGAAAAAGAACTGGACCAAATCAAGAG aatgaTTTCTCGCAAAGAGGAAGAACTGTTGAAGCGGCAAACAATTGAAAGGCGAGCTCTGCCCAAACGGATTCGTGCCGAACGGAAGGCTCGGGATATGATGTTCCGTGAATCGCTACGGATATCGATGACCACGGACCCCGAGCTGGAAAGGGAGAAGCTAAAGAAG TTCCAGGAGCAGGAAAAGAAACGTTACACACAGGAGCAGATCCGATTCGAAACTAAGCACAGTAAGCAGCTGGAAGAGTTGCGAGCTACCTCAGATGGTTCCATTCG AGAATTGGAACAATTGCAAAACGAAAAGCGCAAACAGTTGCTGGAGCACGAATCGGCCAAACTGCGCGAGTGTGACGAGGCCCTGCAGAAGGAGCTGCGCGAATGGAAGTCCCAGCTGCTCCCGAGGAAACAG GCTATAAAGAAAGAGCTCGATCAGCAGTTGGACCAGTACGAGCACAAATGGGGCCCAGTAGATCGACGTGAATTCGACGGTGAATTTGTGGTTCCGCCGGAAATTCGGAATCGTACCAATTCCCTCAATACCCGTTCCCTACGTCTGCACGGTGGGCTGCTTAGCATTTCCCGATCCCGTACCTTCCTTTCCCTTCCGGTGGCTAATGGCCGCAACAGCATACACAGTTCGGTACCGGACTTAAGTCGTTCCCTTCCTAACACGCCAAACACGGCCCACAAATTAGCGGTAGCGTCTTCCTATGATTCGGTTTTGgaggaaaacgaaaacgaaaatttaGCTCCATATCAGGCAGGTCCTATCGAGGGGCAATCGGCTATCAAATACGTGTTTACCGACGATGGTGTACATTTGCGTCGAAAGTCGGAAGATTTACTCTCCGGAAAGAGAACTAAGCTTCCAGTTAAGAACAAAAATTATCGCGAAAATGGAGCAGGCTCACGATATGTACCGAGTATGCCTCCCCTTCAGAATCATTCTAGACAAAATTCAGAACCTAGTAACAGAATTATTCCAATTCGGGTTAATCCAGTTAAAAAACCGGGAAATATTTTCGAAGCAATGACGAATAGAACCACAATTAGTGGTGGGGCGACGACATATGGCGGTGGAACCATGCCTAGAACTAGTAACTCCGGGTGGGGCAACAGTCGTTTAGGTGCCAATAACTGTTCTTCCGATGCTAATATAAATAAGTTAACGACTTTTGGTTCGGCCAGAGGTGGAGCTCCACTGCAACAAAATTCCGATGCTCGCAATTCTGATGCATCAGGTGTTCCAAACTCCGGATTGAAACTTTCCCCGTCCACCCCCATATTGTTATCACCTGGTAAAGATACCGATTCCGCCGCTTAG